One window of the Shewanella cyperi genome contains the following:
- the rnc gene encoding ribonuclease III, translated as MEPIKNLPRLCRTLGYSFNDIGLLNQALTHRSASNLHNERLEFLGDSILSIVISDALYHQFPKATEGDLSRMRATLVRGDTLAVIAKEFKLGDYLTLGPGELKSGGFRRESILADAVEAIIGAVYLDADLDTCRGLLLSWYKERLAGIQPGVSQKDAKTTLQEYLQSMKKPLPEYHVVAVEGEAHDQTFTVECRIADLSQTVIGVGSSRRKAEQVAATQVLELLKK; from the coding sequence ATGGAACCTATCAAGAACCTGCCCAGGCTGTGCCGTACCCTGGGCTACAGCTTCAATGACATAGGCCTGCTGAATCAGGCATTGACCCACCGCAGTGCCTCCAATCTGCACAACGAAAGGTTGGAGTTTCTCGGTGACTCCATTTTGTCGATAGTCATCTCGGACGCCCTGTATCACCAGTTTCCCAAGGCCACCGAAGGTGATTTGAGTCGGATGCGTGCCACTTTGGTGCGCGGTGATACCCTGGCCGTGATAGCCAAGGAATTTAAACTGGGTGACTACCTGACCCTGGGGCCGGGAGAGCTCAAAAGCGGCGGTTTCCGCCGTGAGTCGATTCTCGCCGATGCGGTGGAAGCCATCATAGGGGCAGTCTATCTGGATGCGGATCTCGACACCTGCCGCGGCCTGCTGCTCAGCTGGTACAAGGAGCGCCTGGCGGGCATACAACCGGGTGTGAGTCAGAAAGACGCCAAGACCACGTTGCAGGAGTATCTGCAGAGCATGAAAAAGCCGCTGCCCGAGTATCATGTGGTCGCGGTTGAGGGCGAGGCCCACGACCAGACATTTACCGTGGAATGCCGCATTGCCGATCTGTCCCAGACTGTGATCGGTGTTGGCAGTTCAAGGCGCAAGGCCGAACAGGTTGCTGCTACGCAAGTATTGGAATTATTGAAGAAATGA
- the lepA gene encoding translation elongation factor 4 — MKHIRNFSIIAHIDHGKSTLSDRLIQVCGGLTDREMAEQVLDSMDLERERGITIKAQSVTLDYKAKDGETYQLNFIDTPGHVDFSYEVSRSLAACEGALLVVDAGQGVEAQTLANCYTALEMDLEVVPVLNKIDLPQAEPERVAAEIEDIVGIEAQDAVRCSAKTGVGIDEVLETIVAQIPPPQGNPEGPLQALIIDSWFDSYLGVVSLVRIKHGALKKGDKFKVMSTGQAYNADRVGIFTPKMKDQDELKTGQVGYVIAGIKEIHGAPVGDTLTLAKHGAEKPLPGFKKAKPQVYAGVFTISTDDYESFRDALNKLSLNDASLQFEPETSSALGFGFRIGYLGLLHMEIIQERLEREYDLDLITTAPTVEYEVLLTNGETVYVDNPSDLPAINYIEEMREPIVQANILVPKEYLGNVITLCIEKRGVQKNMVYHGNQVALTYDIPAAEVVMDFFDRLKSTSRGYASLEYNFIRFEPADMVRLDVLINGDRVDALAMIIHRSNIRHKGIALVEKMKELIPRQMFDIAIQAAVGNQVVARSTVKALRKDVTAKCYGGDVSRKKKLLQKQKEGKKRMKQLGNVEVPQEAFLAVLKLNE; from the coding sequence ATGAAACACATTAGAAACTTTTCCATCATTGCCCACATTGACCATGGCAAATCCACTCTGTCCGACAGGCTTATCCAGGTGTGTGGCGGTCTGACCGACCGTGAAATGGCTGAACAGGTACTCGACTCCATGGATCTTGAGCGTGAGCGCGGCATCACCATCAAGGCCCAGAGCGTGACCCTGGACTACAAGGCAAAAGACGGCGAGACCTACCAGCTTAACTTCATTGACACCCCGGGCCACGTGGACTTCTCCTACGAAGTTTCCCGCTCCCTGGCCGCCTGTGAGGGCGCGCTTTTGGTGGTCGATGCCGGTCAGGGCGTAGAAGCCCAAACCCTGGCAAACTGTTACACCGCACTGGAAATGGATCTGGAAGTGGTGCCGGTACTGAACAAAATCGACCTGCCCCAGGCCGAGCCTGAGCGTGTTGCCGCCGAGATTGAAGACATAGTCGGTATCGAAGCTCAGGATGCGGTGCGTTGCTCCGCCAAGACAGGTGTGGGCATAGACGAAGTGCTCGAGACCATAGTGGCGCAAATTCCGCCGCCGCAAGGCAATCCTGAAGGTCCACTGCAGGCACTGATCATCGACTCCTGGTTCGACAGCTACCTGGGCGTTGTGTCTCTGGTGCGTATCAAGCACGGCGCGCTCAAGAAGGGCGACAAGTTCAAGGTGATGAGCACAGGCCAGGCTTACAACGCTGATCGCGTCGGTATCTTCACGCCGAAGATGAAAGACCAAGACGAGTTGAAAACCGGTCAGGTAGGCTATGTTATCGCCGGCATCAAGGAAATTCACGGCGCCCCCGTGGGTGATACCCTGACCCTGGCCAAGCACGGTGCCGAGAAACCACTGCCGGGCTTTAAGAAGGCTAAGCCTCAGGTATACGCCGGTGTGTTTACCATATCCACCGACGACTATGAAAGCTTCCGTGATGCGCTGAACAAGCTCAGCCTGAACGATGCCTCGTTGCAGTTCGAGCCCGAGACCTCTTCGGCGCTGGGCTTTGGTTTCCGTATCGGTTACCTGGGCCTGCTGCACATGGAGATCATTCAGGAGCGTCTGGAGCGGGAATACGATCTCGACCTCATCACCACGGCGCCCACCGTGGAATACGAGGTGCTGCTGACCAACGGCGAAACCGTGTACGTGGATAACCCGTCCGATCTGCCGGCCATCAACTACATCGAAGAAATGCGCGAGCCCATTGTTCAGGCCAACATCCTGGTGCCCAAGGAGTATCTGGGTAACGTGATCACCCTATGTATCGAGAAGCGCGGCGTACAGAAGAACATGGTGTACCACGGCAACCAGGTGGCGCTGACCTATGATATTCCGGCCGCCGAAGTGGTAATGGACTTCTTCGATCGCCTCAAGTCTACCAGCCGCGGCTATGCCTCGCTGGAATATAACTTTATCCGTTTCGAGCCCGCCGACATGGTGCGTCTGGACGTGCTAATCAACGGCGATCGCGTAGACGCGCTGGCGATGATCATCCACCGCTCCAACATCCGCCACAAGGGTATTGCCCTGGTGGAGAAGATGAAAGAGCTGATCCCAAGGCAGATGTTCGATATCGCCATTCAGGCGGCTGTGGGTAACCAGGTTGTGGCCCGTTCTACCGTGAAGGCGCTGCGTAAAGACGTAACCGCCAAGTGTTACGGTGGTGACGTGTCCCGTAAGAAGAAGCTGCTGCAGAAGCAAAAAGAAGGTAAGAAGCGGATGAAGCAGTTGGGGAACGTGGAAGTACCGCAGGAAGCCTTCCTCGCCGTACTCAAGCTCAACGAGTAA
- the lepB gene encoding signal peptidase I, with translation MAAYFSQILVLVTLVSGLIWFFDARFQAPKRREALALAKASNANLSDEAAEALVREPYMVETAHSIFPVIAFVLVLRSFLYEPFQIPSGSMMPTLLVGDFILVEKFSYGIKDPVWRKQLINTGDPKRGDIVVFKYPENPAIDYIKRVVGLPGDRIFYQDKQLYIQRACQEGEACGSVPQKVERVSVNSGEFSHDGVPLLKFREQLGDVTHDILINPRRPDMRGMFFHKDGLPTGEFLVPEGHYFMMGDNRDNSTDSRFWGFVPEENLVGKAVAIWISFEFERGPGDVLPSWIPTGVRFNRVGGVN, from the coding sequence ATGGCCGCTTACTTTTCACAGATTCTGGTTCTGGTGACCCTGGTTTCGGGACTGATATGGTTTTTCGATGCCAGGTTTCAGGCCCCCAAGCGCCGCGAAGCCCTGGCATTGGCCAAGGCCAGCAATGCCAACCTCAGCGATGAAGCCGCCGAGGCCCTGGTGCGTGAGCCCTATATGGTCGAAACCGCCCATTCCATTTTCCCCGTCATCGCCTTTGTATTGGTGCTGCGCTCTTTTCTGTATGAACCATTCCAGATCCCGTCGGGCTCCATGATGCCAACCCTGTTGGTGGGGGATTTCATCCTGGTGGAGAAGTTCAGCTATGGCATCAAGGACCCTGTGTGGCGCAAGCAACTGATTAACACAGGCGACCCCAAGCGTGGCGACATAGTGGTATTCAAGTACCCTGAGAACCCGGCCATTGACTATATTAAACGGGTAGTGGGCCTGCCCGGTGACCGTATCTTCTATCAGGATAAGCAGCTGTATATTCAGCGCGCCTGCCAGGAAGGCGAAGCCTGCGGCAGCGTGCCGCAAAAGGTGGAGCGGGTATCGGTGAACTCGGGTGAGTTCTCCCATGACGGTGTGCCGCTGCTGAAATTCCGCGAACAGCTGGGCGATGTGACCCACGATATTTTGATCAACCCACGTCGCCCGGATATGCGCGGCATGTTCTTCCATAAGGACGGCCTGCCAACAGGCGAGTTCCTGGTGCCCGAAGGCCATTATTTTATGATGGGGGACAACCGTGATAACAGTACCGACAGCCGTTTCTGGGGCTTCGTGCCTGAGGAGAACCTGGTGGGCAAGGCTGTGGCCATTTGGATCAGTTTTGAATTCGAACGTGGCCCCGGCGATGTGCTGCCAAGCTGGATCCCAACTGGGGTACGCTTTAACCGGGTCGGCGGTGTAAACTAA
- the era gene encoding GTPase Era, with amino-acid sequence MSKKPEDIRPQDAPQSEPSLDELLARMNAQNAPAQHYDVTYCGMVAIVGRPNVGKSTLLNRLLGQKISITSRKPQTTRHRIMGIHTEGPHQIVFIDTPGLHIEEKRAINRLMNRAAASSLADVSMVIFVVDGLAWTADDEMVLSKLRRGDQERKIVLAINKVDGIKDKEKLFPHLEELAAKYDFDEILPISAKTGTNVARILELARESLPESVFFFPEDYVTDRSQRFMASEIVREKLMRFLGDELPYDATVEIEQFKMMENGVYQINALILVERDGQKRMVIGKKGERIRTIASEARMDMERLFDNKVFLEVWVKVKSGWADDERALRSLGYGED; translated from the coding sequence ATGAGTAAAAAGCCCGAGGACATTCGTCCTCAAGATGCGCCCCAGTCCGAGCCAAGCCTGGACGAATTGCTGGCCCGCATGAATGCCCAAAATGCGCCCGCGCAGCACTATGATGTGACTTATTGCGGCATGGTGGCCATAGTCGGCCGTCCCAACGTGGGCAAGTCGACCCTGCTCAACCGTCTGCTGGGGCAGAAGATCAGCATTACCTCGCGCAAACCCCAAACCACCCGTCACAGGATCATGGGGATCCACACCGAGGGACCGCACCAAATCGTGTTTATCGACACCCCAGGTCTGCATATTGAAGAGAAGCGGGCTATCAACCGTCTGATGAACCGGGCCGCTGCCAGTTCCCTGGCCGATGTGTCCATGGTGATCTTCGTGGTCGATGGTCTTGCCTGGACCGCCGACGATGAAATGGTGCTCAGCAAGCTGCGCCGTGGCGATCAGGAGCGCAAGATTGTGCTGGCCATCAACAAGGTCGACGGCATCAAGGACAAAGAAAAACTGTTCCCCCATCTTGAAGAGCTGGCGGCCAAGTATGACTTCGATGAAATACTGCCAATTTCCGCCAAGACCGGCACCAACGTGGCCCGCATCCTCGAGTTGGCGCGGGAGTCTTTGCCCGAATCTGTGTTCTTCTTCCCCGAAGATTACGTGACCGACAGATCCCAGCGCTTTATGGCGTCCGAAATCGTCCGTGAGAAGCTGATGCGCTTTTTGGGGGACGAGCTGCCCTACGATGCCACGGTGGAAATCGAGCAGTTCAAAATGATGGAAAACGGCGTGTATCAGATTAACGCCCTGATCCTGGTGGAACGCGATGGCCAGAAGCGCATGGTCATAGGTAAAAAAGGCGAGCGTATCCGCACCATAGCCTCCGAAGCGCGGATGGACATGGAGCGCCTGTTCGACAACAAGGTATTTCTCGAAGTGTGGGTCAAGGTCAAGTCCGGTTGGGCAGATGACGAACGGGCCCTGCGCAGTCTGGGCTACGGCGAAGACTGA